CGGCTCGCCGCCGCCACGCCCGGTGTCGAGGCGATGATCGTCGGGGCCGACGGCGTGCTGCACCGCACGGCGGGGTTCGCGGCCTATGAGGTCGCTTCGTCGGCACCGACGGCGACGGGGAACGTCACCGCGACCGTGACGATCGACATCACGCCGACGAACCCGAACCGGCACCGCCCCTATGTCGCGGTGTGGGTCACCGATACCGAGGGGAAGCCGGTCCGCACGCTGGCCTTCTGGGGCACGAAGCGGAAGTACATCCCGGACATGAGCAAGTGGTACGGCGTCATGTCCGCCGGTGCCCGGGACGTGATCGATGCCGTGACCCGCGCGACCCGTCCGGTCGGCGAGTACACCCTCGAGTGGGACGGCCTCGATGACCACGGCACGGCGGTCAAGGCCGGCGAATACACGTTCTGGTTCGAGGAGTCGTTCGAGAATGGCCCGCACTCGCTCCGGAGCGCCGCACTCAACTGCACCAATGGCGCGGTGACGGGCAAGTTCGAGACGACCCCCGCCTTCGCCGGCGGTACGGTCACCTGCAGCGCCGCGAAGTAAGCGATGTCCCGCAAGTGGAACCGGGTGGTCTCGGCCACCCGCACGGTGCACATCTACCTGACCGTGTTCGCGATGCTGTTGATGGTGTTCTTCGCCGCGACCGGACTGCTCCTCAATCACGAGGAGTGGGTGTCCGCCAGCGAGGCCGCGCCGGTCGAGACCACCGGCACGCTGCCGATGGCCCTGCTGACGCATGAGCCGGACACCGCCGGGATCATCGAGACGCTGCGCACCACCTACGGCGCGTTGGGCGCACTCTCCACCTTCGACAGTGATGGCGAGGAACTTCGCGTGGAGCTGCGCGGCCCCGGCCGCCGCTTCGAGGCGGTGATCACGCTCGCGACCGGCGCGATGACGATCACGAAGGAGATGCGTCCCTTCCTGATCCGGATGGATGATCTCCACCGCGGCAAGGACAGCGGCACCGCGTGGAGCTGGCTGATCGATCTCTCCGCCATCCTGCTGCTGCTCGGCGCACTCACCGGGATCACCCTCTGGATCGCGCTGCCGAAGCGCCGCACGCTCGGCCTCATCGCCCTTGGGCTCGGCGTGGGCGTCTGCGTGGCGGTCTATCTGCTCATCGTCCCCTGACGGCTACTGCAGGCCGCCGGGAAGCCGGGGCGACGACAGCAGCGCCCCGAACGCCTGCCACCGCGCCGCCGGATCGTTCCCCGCCCGCTCGACGTACGATGCCACCAGATCACGGCCCAGGTTGTAGTTGATGACATAACTGCGATAGGTCTGGATGAATCGCAATGTCTTCGCCGCCGCCTCGGGCGACTGCAACCACCACCGCTCCATCAGCGCCACGGCACCCGCCGAGTCGAGCGCGCCGTCCAGGTAGCGGCGCGCCACCGCATTGCGCGCATGATTCAGCTGCTCCATCACGGCGCGCACGTCGGCGTTCTGGGTTGCCAGCGCCGGGTCGAGCCCGGCGAGCGGGAAGAGCGAGTCACGCTCGAAGGCGGTCCGTGCTTCGCCCGGGAACGCCATCTCGATCCCGTAATTGGCACTCCCCTCGGCGATCAACGACTGCGGCGAGAAGAGCGGATAGACGGACATCTCCACCCAGCCGCGCCCCCGCACCAACGCCTCCTCGAGGCGCGCGTTGTAGACATGGTGCCCCGGATAGCCCTCGTGGCACGCCAGATCCACCGCGCGATCCACCGGAATCGGGAAGTCGAGGTTCACCTGGATCAGCGAGTGATACTCACCCTTGTACCAGTTGTAGGCATTCCACGACGTCCCCTTCACATACTCCAGGTCGAACCGCTCCGAGGCCGGGAGCGGGAGATGCGCCAGTGTGCGGGCCCGACACGCGGCAATCGCTACCTTGAAGACGGTATCCACTCGCCCGGCCGGAATCATCGCGCCGTCGCGAAAGCGCTGATAACGTGACGCCAGACTCCCGGGGCCGGGGATCAGCGCGTCAAGGCGTGACACCAGCGAATCGAAGTGAGCATCGGGGAGGGTCGGCGGCGTGACATCGTACAACGCCTTCGCCTCTTCGTCGAAGGTGAACCGCCTGCCACCGAGCATCGCGGCTCTGGATGAGAGTGCGCCGAGCTGGGTGCGCAGGTAGCGATGCCGCAGCTGCACCAGCGAGTCAGTGTACGCGGGAACGGTGTCGCCCAATTGGGCAATCAGCGAATCGGCGGCGGCACCGATCGCGGCCACCGACATCGAATCACGGTCTGCGAGCTGTTTCAGGGAGTCGGGGCCGTAGTAGGCATCGACATAGTTGGCATCGTGGTGACCGAGTCGCAGGACGAGGCCGACGTAGCGAACCGCGATCGGATCGAGGGCGGTGGGAGCAGGCGCCGGCTGCGCGCAGGCCGCACTCCCCAGCGTCAGCACCAACAGGATTCGAAGGCGATGCATCGCACAACTCCAGGAGAGGGGTCCGGGTCAGGCGGGCGTGACAGCACCCATGGCGGCGAGGCGCGCCAGCACCTCGGTCCGCGCGTCGAGCGAATGGACCGGCAGCACGAGGACGTCACCGGGTTGCGCCCAGGCGATGGAGGCCTCGACCGCTTCGACTTCGTCGAGGACCGTCACGATTCGGTCGGTGGGCGCGCCAAGTGTCCGCAGGGCACCCTCGAGCAACGCCGGCACTTCGCCCATGGTGCGCCCGCGCCGATAGCCGTCGAGTTCCTTCAGCACGATGCGATCGGGCCGAGCGGCCCACGCGGCGGCGGCCAGGTCGGCGAGTGCGCCGTCATCGCGGTTCCCCGCCTGACCGAGCAGCAGCAGCAGCCGAGTCGGGTGGAGGCTGCGGGCCACCTTGAGGAGCCCGGTGAGCCCCGTCGGATTGTGCGCGTAGTCGAGGAGAATCGTCGCCCCGTGCAGCTCGAAACGACTCAGGCGGCCGGCGTTGTCGGCGGGGTGTGCCCCGAACCGCGCCAAGACGGTAGTGATCGTCGACGGCACCACACCGAGGTGATGCGCCGCGAGCGCAGCGGCCAGCATGTTGGTGAGGTTGTACTCGGCGGCACCGGCCGCGGTGAGCGGCATGGTGCGGAGGTCGCCGAGATCCTCCACGCCGCGCGGAGCCGCGAGCCAGAGGTGGTCCCCGTCGCGCCATGCGGTGGCGGGCTGTTCCCCGACCTGGCGTGTGGCGCCGGACGGTGAATACCACGCCACCGTGACGCCGGCGGGGAGCGTTGCGGCGCGGAGCGCGGCGTCGTCCGCATTCAGCACCAGCACGCCGCCTCCCCGCAGTCCCTTCGCGATGACCAGCTTGACGAGCGCGAGATCGGCAAGCGTCTCGACACCGTACTCTCCGAAGTGATCGGCTTCGATGTTGGTCACCACGGCGACCGCGGCACCGAGGACACCGAGTCCACGACGCAGGATGCCGCCGCGTGCCGTCTCGAGGATGGCACACTCGACAGCGGGGGCGCCGACGACCCGTTGGGCTCCGGCCGGGCCGGACCAGTCACCCGCCTCGACGGCCACCCCATCGATGAAGACGCCGTCGGTGCAGCACCAGCCGGTATGCTGGCCGGTGGCCATGGTCATCGCCGCAATCAATCGCGTCGTGGTGGTCTTGCCATTGGATCCGGTGACGAGCGCGACCCGCTGGTCGGGCCTCGCGACGACCGCGAGGTCGCTTGATGGCGCCTGTGCCTCGAGGGTCGCGAGGACAGCGAGTTGCCTGACCGCGGACGCTTCGTCGCGGGGAAGGTCGCCCGGGGCGAGAAGCGCAGGTGCCGATGCGACCCCGGCGGCACGCAGCGCCGACTCCCAGGCCCACTCGTTCACCTCGGTGGCCGTCAGCAGTCGGTCGCCGGGGGCGGTGAAGGCGAGCACCAGATGGCCGGCCCGGCCCGTCACGCTGCAGGTCGGTGCGGGCCAGCCGAGCGCAGCTGCCAGCCGCTGGACGGTGGCGCGCCATGCATCGGCAGCGGTCGAGGCCAGCTCGCCGTCGACGACGCCCTCGAGCACGACACCGGGTGCCTCGAGCCACCTGGACGGCCCGAAGAGTCGACGCGAATCACTCCAGGCCGGCGCCACCAGCTCAGGTTGGGCCATGTCGGTCAGTCGTCGCTCTCCCGGGCGAGGCGCACGCCCCGCTCGTCACGCACCAGCGTGGCCCCATCGAGCGAGACTCTCGGCTGGCGTGTTGGCGCCACGGAGGCGACCGGGAATTCGCCCGTCGTGCGGAGCGGCGCTTCACTGCCGTCGGGCCGGAACGAGGTGATCTGATCCCACGACCGCTGCAGCGAGTCGCCGAAGATCAGCACGAGGTCGCCGGCGCGTGCCATCCGCAGGGCATGGTCGATCGCGGCCTGTTCATCGGGAATTTCCTGGACCTGATCGGCCGGGACGCCGGATGCCGCGAGCGCCCGCGCGAGCAGGCGCGGGACCTCATCGCCATCGCGCCCCCGCAGGGTGTCGTCGCGGCGACAGATGTAGGCGTCGAAGTGCCCCGCGACCGTCTCGGCGATCGCGCGGATGTCCTCGTCGCGGCGGTCGCCCGGCGCGGCCACCACCACAATCCGGCGTCCGCGCACATCGAGCCGAGCCGCCAGCTCCACCATCGCCCCGACCGCGTGCGCGTTGTGGCCGTAGTCGAGGATCACGCGGAACGGATGGTCGGAGTAGACGTTCATCCGACCCGGCGCCTGGAAGAACGAGGTGTCGAACGTCCGCAGCCCGGTGCGAATGCTGTCGAGCTTGATTCCCATCGAGAAGGCCATCACCGCGGCAAACATGGCGTTCTGGACGTTGTGCAGCGCGCGGCCATCGAGCGTGGCGGGAATCAGGTGGGTCCAGAGCAGCGGGATGTGGGCGCCGTGGTCGTACAGCGTGATCATCTCGCCGTTCACACCCGCTTCGAGCGCACAGGCCCGACCGCCGGCGCGGATGTGCTCACGCACCAGTTCATGCGCCGGGTTCGTGGTGACGTAACAGAGATGCTTGGCGTCGGTT
The DNA window shown above is from Gemmatimonadota bacterium and carries:
- a CDS encoding PepSY-associated TM helix domain-containing protein, coding for MSRKWNRVVSATRTVHIYLTVFAMLLMVFFAATGLLLNHEEWVSASEAAPVETTGTLPMALLTHEPDTAGIIETLRTTYGALGALSTFDSDGEELRVELRGPGRRFEAVITLATGAMTITKEMRPFLIRMDDLHRGKDSGTAWSWLIDLSAILLLLGALTGITLWIALPKRRTLGLIALGLGVGVCVAVYLLIVP
- a CDS encoding Mur ligase, with the protein product MAQPELVAPAWSDSRRLFGPSRWLEAPGVVLEGVVDGELASTAADAWRATVQRLAAALGWPAPTCSVTGRAGHLVLAFTAPGDRLLTATEVNEWAWESALRAAGVASAPALLAPGDLPRDEASAVRQLAVLATLEAQAPSSDLAVVARPDQRVALVTGSNGKTTTTRLIAAMTMATGQHTGWCCTDGVFIDGVAVEAGDWSGPAGAQRVVGAPAVECAILETARGGILRRGLGVLGAAVAVVTNIEADHFGEYGVETLADLALVKLVIAKGLRGGGVLVLNADDAALRAATLPAGVTVAWYSPSGATRQVGEQPATAWRDGDHLWLAAPRGVEDLGDLRTMPLTAAGAAEYNLTNMLAAALAAHHLGVVPSTITTVLARFGAHPADNAGRLSRFELHGATILLDYAHNPTGLTGLLKVARSLHPTRLLLLLGQAGNRDDGALADLAAAAWAARPDRIVLKELDGYRRGRTMGEVPALLEGALRTLGAPTDRIVTVLDEVEAVEASIAWAQPGDVLVLPVHSLDARTEVLARLAAMGAVTPA